One Gordonia mangrovi genomic region harbors:
- a CDS encoding ATP-binding protein, whose translation MTETRQTRPGEAVAAAATIATTPRHQAWWPAWRRRLIGPADDSDLARIRRFGARFVGAGLLIFPAALTPLIASQVEVTAAWWPPASVLLVALPAVLVIVATYRPRLTHLTMLATACSGGLLLATALWFAAWSGDVAADGTTWSVWLVQFPGVPGLLFGLSGHPRVALAYIVGATILTQTANQLGLTGQIRAELYLGSLLTIALTVVFLAVAVVTARTAQLLDDTRASAIESAAASSAAAAEEAERARFAALIHDKVIAILLAIDVGRPSGRLVAQAVSAVQELDRRDDDDAMPRTLDTDEFARRIRMAIRSTGVAVEQELSIASGSALRYPAEVAAAMIDAMAEAIRNQARHAGDDASGLVVGDLGETSTMLAVVDDGCGFDETEVRPERLGLTFGIRRRMASVPGGSAVVHSTPGHGTTVVLRWDPTNRPHLHRRRS comes from the coding sequence GTGACCGAGACACGTCAGACGAGACCGGGTGAGGCAGTGGCCGCGGCAGCGACGATCGCCACCACGCCGAGACACCAGGCGTGGTGGCCGGCCTGGCGCCGGCGGCTGATCGGGCCGGCCGACGACTCCGATCTGGCACGCATCCGGCGTTTCGGCGCCCGATTCGTCGGTGCCGGCCTGCTGATCTTCCCGGCGGCATTGACCCCGCTGATCGCGTCGCAGGTCGAGGTGACCGCCGCGTGGTGGCCACCGGCGAGTGTCCTGTTGGTGGCGCTGCCGGCGGTGCTCGTCATCGTCGCCACCTACCGGCCCCGCCTGACCCACCTGACCATGCTGGCCACGGCGTGCAGCGGCGGCCTCCTCCTGGCCACCGCGCTGTGGTTCGCGGCCTGGTCCGGTGATGTCGCCGCCGACGGAACCACCTGGAGTGTGTGGCTGGTGCAGTTCCCCGGGGTGCCGGGTCTGCTGTTCGGATTGAGTGGCCATCCGCGCGTCGCGCTGGCCTACATCGTCGGCGCGACGATCTTGACGCAGACCGCCAACCAGCTGGGTCTGACCGGGCAGATCCGAGCCGAGCTGTACCTGGGTTCACTGTTGACCATCGCCCTGACAGTGGTGTTCCTGGCCGTTGCGGTGGTGACGGCACGAACCGCGCAACTCCTCGACGACACCCGCGCGAGCGCGATCGAGTCGGCGGCCGCGTCGTCGGCGGCGGCCGCCGAGGAGGCCGAACGCGCACGGTTCGCTGCGTTGATCCACGACAAGGTGATCGCGATCCTGCTCGCCATCGACGTCGGCCGGCCATCCGGGAGGCTGGTGGCGCAGGCGGTGTCGGCCGTACAGGAACTCGATCGTCGCGACGACGATGACGCGATGCCCCGGACGCTCGACACCGACGAGTTCGCTCGGCGGATCAGAATGGCGATCCGATCGACCGGAGTGGCGGTGGAGCAGGAACTGTCGATCGCATCCGGTTCGGCACTGCGCTATCCCGCCGAGGTCGCGGCCGCCATGATCGACGCGATGGCCGAGGCGATCCGCAACCAGGCGCGCCATGCCGGCGACGACGCCTCCGGCCTGGTCGTCGGCGACCTCGGTGAGACCTCGACCATGCTCGCCGTCGTCGACGACGGCTGCGGCTTCGACGAGACGGAGGTTCGTCCGGAACGGCTCGGGCTGACGTTCGGTATCCGCCGGCGGATGGCATCGGTGCCCGGTGGTTCGGCCGTGGTGCACAGCACGCCGGGACACGGCACCACGGTGGTGCTGCGATGGGACCCGACCAACCGGCCGCACCTGCACCGTCGACGGAGCTGA
- a CDS encoding alpha-amylase family glycosyl hydrolase encodes MTDRSSGSGTERRGRAPSPLIYEINTWVWLAELADRFHPDGRRKPLTLAGVPDEIWDSIAAAGFDAVWLMGVWRRSARGVEIARGDRPLMDWFAETMPDLRADDIVGSPYAVREYVVDDHLGGPDALATARRALADRGVALFLDYVPNHLALDHPWVHRHPSWFVGGDRADLATDDGRFTEIGDRVVAHGRDPHFPAWTDVLQLNAFDPRVRTATAAELRRIATQCDGVRCDMAMLLMNEIFAQTWGTRAGPAPTDEFWPDIIDTVRAEHPQFVFIAEAYWDTEAALVAQGFDHCYDKTLYDILRDQPDLLGRRLRTTDHDRTPVTALRFIENHDEPRAPEAFGDRDRQAAVVTLTVPGARLIHHGQLTGRRRRLPVQLGRSHDEPVDVERALFYRALLGILRDEAFRTGSCRWCDTSESAPGVLAWTRRAERSWLIVVNTLGAEVAGHVRPELFEPSQDDPESAPAGRRMVDRLSGEWLPVADDGLVEVRLPPWGAMVLLVADRPETGWVRWPGRRVASS; translated from the coding sequence ATGACGGACCGGTCATCCGGGTCCGGCACCGAGCGCCGTGGGCGTGCGCCGTCGCCCCTCATCTATGAGATCAACACCTGGGTGTGGCTCGCCGAACTGGCCGACCGGTTCCACCCCGATGGTCGTCGGAAGCCACTCACGTTGGCCGGCGTGCCCGACGAGATCTGGGACTCCATCGCCGCGGCCGGGTTCGACGCCGTCTGGCTGATGGGGGTGTGGCGGCGCAGCGCACGCGGAGTCGAGATCGCCCGCGGTGATCGCCCGCTGATGGACTGGTTCGCCGAGACGATGCCGGACCTGCGGGCCGACGACATCGTCGGATCGCCGTATGCGGTGCGCGAGTACGTCGTCGACGATCATCTCGGCGGACCCGACGCTCTGGCGACCGCGCGGCGAGCCCTCGCCGACCGCGGAGTGGCGCTGTTCCTCGACTACGTTCCCAACCACCTGGCCCTCGATCACCCGTGGGTCCATCGACATCCGTCCTGGTTCGTCGGGGGAGACCGGGCCGATCTCGCCACCGACGACGGCAGGTTCACCGAAATCGGCGATCGGGTGGTCGCGCACGGCCGCGACCCGCATTTCCCGGCGTGGACCGATGTGCTGCAGCTCAATGCCTTCGATCCGCGCGTGCGCACGGCCACTGCCGCCGAACTACGTCGGATCGCGACGCAGTGTGACGGCGTGCGCTGCGACATGGCGATGCTGCTGATGAACGAGATCTTCGCGCAGACCTGGGGTACGCGGGCGGGCCCGGCACCCACCGACGAGTTCTGGCCGGACATCATCGACACCGTTCGGGCCGAACACCCGCAGTTCGTGTTCATCGCCGAGGCGTACTGGGATACCGAGGCCGCGCTGGTCGCGCAGGGCTTCGACCACTGCTACGACAAGACGCTCTACGACATCCTGCGCGATCAGCCCGACCTGCTGGGGCGTCGGCTGCGGACGACCGACCACGATCGCACGCCGGTCACCGCACTGCGGTTCATCGAGAACCACGACGAGCCACGCGCGCCGGAGGCCTTCGGCGACCGTGACCGGCAGGCCGCGGTGGTGACTCTCACCGTGCCCGGAGCCCGGCTGATTCATCACGGCCAGCTCACCGGCCGCCGACGTCGCCTGCCGGTCCAACTCGGCCGCAGCCACGACGAGCCGGTCGATGTGGAGCGAGCACTGTTCTACCGCGCGCTGCTCGGCATCCTGCGCGACGAGGCGTTCCGGACGGGGAGTTGTCGGTGGTGTGACACCTCCGAGTCGGCGCCCGGTGTGCTCGCCTGGACGCGCCGTGCCGAGCGGAGTTGGCTGATCGTGGTGAACACCCTGGGCGCCGAGGTGGCGGGGCACGTCAGACCCGAGCTGTTCGAGCCGTCGCAGGACGATCCCGAGAGCGCGCCGGCGGGCCGGCGGATGGTCGATCGGTTGTCCGGCGAATGGCTGCCGGTCGCCGACGACGGGCTCGTCGAGGTCCGACTGCCACCGTGGGGTGCGATGGTGCTGCTGGTCGCCGACCGACCGGAAACCGGGTGGGTGCGGTGGCCAGGCCGACGCGTGGCAAGCTCGTGA
- a CDS encoding cation:proton antiporter yields MTDSAITVICLLVLLWAVLSRLLTRHDVTGPLLFVVAGYLLANPDWGLLTVDVDTSIVHTLAELTLGLVLFTDASRVDVGRLRRAVRLPARLLLVGLPLTIALGTVGAEVLFGQFGWGLALFVGAALAPTDAALSVQVIDDERIPRRLRLSLNVESGLNDGIATPVVTLAIALAATALGVGGAEGITLGEAGIELAVGVATGLVVGGFGAWAINVSASRDLSSPKTRQIAALAVAVGVFVLAVTIEGNGFIAAFVAGMTFGYVLDRDRVEDAATRKATTTKATTGNAATDAGRSRREDSTVLEVLPELGGELLALVVWFLFGAILMPLAFHVVEAGDLALMAGYALLSLTVFRMVPVAVSLLGAGLPTRDVLILGWFGPRGLASVVFALLGVEQLGTDPSAQAAVAAIGVTVLASVVLHGATAGPVARRYPQDEAAAGRSDDGHVRLRSSGVHRWRR; encoded by the coding sequence ATGACCGACTCCGCCATCACCGTCATCTGCCTGCTGGTGCTGCTGTGGGCGGTACTGTCGCGGTTGCTGACCCGCCACGACGTCACCGGCCCACTGTTGTTCGTGGTGGCCGGCTACCTGCTCGCCAACCCCGACTGGGGCCTGCTGACGGTCGACGTCGACACCTCCATCGTGCACACCCTCGCGGAACTGACGTTGGGTCTGGTGCTGTTCACCGACGCCTCGCGGGTCGACGTCGGCAGGCTGCGCCGGGCTGTGCGACTGCCGGCGCGGTTGCTGCTGGTGGGCTTGCCCTTGACGATCGCGCTGGGCACCGTCGGCGCGGAGGTGCTCTTCGGCCAGTTCGGTTGGGGGTTGGCGTTGTTCGTCGGTGCCGCCCTGGCCCCCACCGACGCGGCGTTGAGCGTGCAGGTGATCGACGACGAACGCATCCCGCGACGCCTCCGGCTGTCGCTGAACGTGGAGAGCGGGCTCAACGACGGGATCGCCACGCCGGTGGTGACATTGGCGATCGCGCTGGCGGCGACCGCGCTGGGCGTGGGTGGCGCCGAGGGCATCACGCTCGGCGAGGCCGGCATAGAGCTGGCCGTAGGCGTGGCGACCGGGCTCGTCGTCGGGGGATTCGGTGCGTGGGCGATCAACGTCTCCGCGTCACGAGACCTCTCGTCACCCAAGACCCGGCAGATCGCGGCGCTGGCCGTCGCGGTCGGCGTCTTCGTCCTGGCGGTCACCATCGAGGGCAACGGATTCATCGCCGCATTCGTCGCCGGCATGACATTCGGATACGTCCTCGACCGCGACCGCGTCGAGGACGCTGCGACCAGGAAGGCCACGACCACGAAGGCCACGACCGGGAACGCGGCGACCGACGCGGGCCGCAGCCGCCGGGAGGACTCCACCGTCCTGGAGGTGCTGCCCGAACTCGGCGGTGAGTTGCTCGCCCTGGTGGTGTGGTTCCTGTTCGGCGCCATTCTGATGCCCCTGGCATTCCACGTCGTCGAGGCCGGCGATCTGGCGCTCATGGCCGGGTACGCGCTGCTGAGCCTCACCGTGTTCCGGATGGTCCCGGTCGCGGTGTCGTTGCTCGGCGCGGGTCTGCCGACCCGTGATGTGTTGATCCTGGGCTGGTTCGGCCCGCGCGGTCTGGCATCGGTGGTGTTCGCCCTGCTCGGTGTCGAACAACTCGGCACCGACCCCAGTGCGCAGGCCGCGGTCGCGGCGATCGGGGTGACCGTGCTGGCCAGTGTGGTGCTGCACGGAGCGACCGCCGGTCCGGTGGCCCGCCGGTATCCGCAGGACGAGGCGGCGGCAGGCAGGTCCGATGACGGACATGTGCGGTTGCGGTCCAGTGGCGTGCACCGGTGGCGCCGATGA